A window of the Juglans microcarpa x Juglans regia isolate MS1-56 chromosome 5D, Jm3101_v1.0, whole genome shotgun sequence genome harbors these coding sequences:
- the LOC121266056 gene encoding probable acetyltransferase TAP2 isoform X3, whose translation MSDRLLFPHNLNYGLDRGRRKHESLRLRAGFWESIKSGFLKNNTAQVIETPSAPQEVEEPLPQEFVLTEKTEPNGAVEQIIFSSGGDVDLYDLQALCDKVGWPRRPLSKLAAALKNSYMVATLHSIKKSPGSEGSDQKKLIGMARATSDHAFNATIWDVLVDPSYQGQGLGKALVEMLIRALLQRDIGNITLFADSQVVEFYRNLGFEPDPEGIKGMFWHPKY comes from the exons ATGTCTGATAGGTTATTGTTTCCTCACAACCTAAACTATGGCCTTGACCGAG GACGAAGGAAGCATGAGAGTTTACGACTCAGGGCTGGGTTTTGGGAGTCCATTAAATCTGG CTTTTTAAAGAACAATACCGCACAAGTCATTGAAACGCCCTCAGCACCCCAGGAAGTGGAGGAACCTTTGCCTCAAGAGTTTGTTCTTACTGAGAAGACTGAACCGAATGGGGCAGTGGAACAAATAATATTCTCTTCAGGTGGAGATGTTGATTTGTATGATCTTCAAGCCCTATGCGATAAG GTGGGCTGGCCTCGGAGGCCACTGTCAAAATTAGCTGCAGCTTTGAAAAACAGCTACATGGTAGCCACACTGCATTCTATTAAGAAATCACCTGGATCAG AAGGGAGTGACCAAAAGAAGCTAATTGGAATGGCTCGTGCCACATCAGATCATGCCTTCAACGCTACAATTTGGGATGTCCTTGTTGATCCAAGCTACCAG GGACAAGGTCTTGGTAAGGCCCTTGTTGAAATGCTAATAAGGGCACTTCTGCAGAGGGATATTGGAAATATAACACTCTTTGCCGATAGTCAAG TTGTGGAGTTTTATCGGAATTTGGGTTTTGAACCTGATCCAGAGGGCATCAAAGGTATGTTTTGGCACCCGAAGTATTAA
- the LOC121266056 gene encoding histone acetyltransferase TAP1 isoform X1: MLTRNVAPPSSPCPLVSFDFHCQMSDRLLFPHNLNYGLDRGRRKHESLRLRAGFWESIKSGFLKNNTAQVIETPSAPQEVEEPLPQEFVLTEKTEPNGAVEQIIFSSGGDVDLYDLQALCDKVGWPRRPLSKLAAALKNSYMVATLHSIKKSPGSEGSDQKKLIGMARATSDHAFNATIWDVLVDPSYQGQGLGKALVEMLIRALLQRDIGNITLFADSQVVEFYRNLGFEPDPEGIKGMFWHPKY, translated from the exons GTGCCCACTTGTTTCATTTGATTTCCATTGTCAAATGTCTGATAGGTTATTGTTTCCTCACAACCTAAACTATGGCCTTGACCGAG GACGAAGGAAGCATGAGAGTTTACGACTCAGGGCTGGGTTTTGGGAGTCCATTAAATCTGG CTTTTTAAAGAACAATACCGCACAAGTCATTGAAACGCCCTCAGCACCCCAGGAAGTGGAGGAACCTTTGCCTCAAGAGTTTGTTCTTACTGAGAAGACTGAACCGAATGGGGCAGTGGAACAAATAATATTCTCTTCAGGTGGAGATGTTGATTTGTATGATCTTCAAGCCCTATGCGATAAG GTGGGCTGGCCTCGGAGGCCACTGTCAAAATTAGCTGCAGCTTTGAAAAACAGCTACATGGTAGCCACACTGCATTCTATTAAGAAATCACCTGGATCAG AAGGGAGTGACCAAAAGAAGCTAATTGGAATGGCTCGTGCCACATCAGATCATGCCTTCAACGCTACAATTTGGGATGTCCTTGTTGATCCAAGCTACCAG GGACAAGGTCTTGGTAAGGCCCTTGTTGAAATGCTAATAAGGGCACTTCTGCAGAGGGATATTGGAAATATAACACTCTTTGCCGATAGTCAAG TTGTGGAGTTTTATCGGAATTTGGGTTTTGAACCTGATCCAGAGGGCATCAAAGGTATGTTTTGGCACCCGAAGTATTAA
- the LOC121266056 gene encoding probable acetyltransferase TAP2 isoform X2, which translates to MLTRNVAPPSSPLLFPHNLNYGLDRGRRKHESLRLRAGFWESIKSGFLKNNTAQVIETPSAPQEVEEPLPQEFVLTEKTEPNGAVEQIIFSSGGDVDLYDLQALCDKVGWPRRPLSKLAAALKNSYMVATLHSIKKSPGSEGSDQKKLIGMARATSDHAFNATIWDVLVDPSYQGQGLGKALVEMLIRALLQRDIGNITLFADSQVVEFYRNLGFEPDPEGIKGMFWHPKY; encoded by the exons GTTATTGTTTCCTCACAACCTAAACTATGGCCTTGACCGAG GACGAAGGAAGCATGAGAGTTTACGACTCAGGGCTGGGTTTTGGGAGTCCATTAAATCTGG CTTTTTAAAGAACAATACCGCACAAGTCATTGAAACGCCCTCAGCACCCCAGGAAGTGGAGGAACCTTTGCCTCAAGAGTTTGTTCTTACTGAGAAGACTGAACCGAATGGGGCAGTGGAACAAATAATATTCTCTTCAGGTGGAGATGTTGATTTGTATGATCTTCAAGCCCTATGCGATAAG GTGGGCTGGCCTCGGAGGCCACTGTCAAAATTAGCTGCAGCTTTGAAAAACAGCTACATGGTAGCCACACTGCATTCTATTAAGAAATCACCTGGATCAG AAGGGAGTGACCAAAAGAAGCTAATTGGAATGGCTCGTGCCACATCAGATCATGCCTTCAACGCTACAATTTGGGATGTCCTTGTTGATCCAAGCTACCAG GGACAAGGTCTTGGTAAGGCCCTTGTTGAAATGCTAATAAGGGCACTTCTGCAGAGGGATATTGGAAATATAACACTCTTTGCCGATAGTCAAG TTGTGGAGTTTTATCGGAATTTGGGTTTTGAACCTGATCCAGAGGGCATCAAAGGTATGTTTTGGCACCCGAAGTATTAA
- the LOC121266058 gene encoding BTB/POZ domain-containing protein At3g08570: MVSDSSFSSANRSPAPKFCNSFTTRIFSDVAGDVTIVVDGESFLLHKFPLVARSGKIRKMIADAKDSNISKLELFDFPGGPQTFELAMKFCYGMNFEITSANVARLRCAAEYLEMTEDYREENLIERTEIYLNEVVVQSLEKSVEVLSTCEMLLPIAEVVGIPSRCVEAIAMNACKEQLVTGLSRLECESESTELKSVCLEWWVEDLSVLRIDFYHRVIFAMGRMGVRPDSIVASLLHYAQASLKGIEKCQIWNPARTKPTSGMVENDQKIIVETLVSLMPTENGSSIPLSFLFGMLRMAIMLNATIACKLELERRIALRLEMVSLDDMLIPSVRNGDSLFDVDTIHRILVNFLQRIEEEENEDCGYESEGMGSPSHDSVLKVGRLIDAYLAEIAPDPYLSLQKFIALIEILPEYARVIDDGIYRAIDIYLKAHPMLTENECKKLCKFIDCQKLSQDACNHAAQNDRLPVQMAVRVLYSEQVRLKNVISGSSGDGFLSQRISSGVPSAAMSPRDNYASLRRENRELKLEISRMRVRLSELEKEQMFMKQGMMDKAGNGKTFLTSLSRGIGRIGIFSGPGGGKRQKSGRKSQGKNGRSRRHSVS; encoded by the exons ATGGTCTCCGACAGCTCCTTCTCCTCTGCCAACCGTTCTCCGGCTCCTAAGTTTTGCAACTCCTTTACTACTCg TATCTTTTCAGATGTTGCTGGGGACGTCACAATCGTGGTAGATGGAGAGTCATTTTTACTGCATAAG TTCCCCCTGGTGGCACGGAGTGGAAAGATTCGGAAAATGATTGCAGATGCCAAGGATTCGAACATTTCTAAATTGGAGCTCTTCGACTTCCCAGGTGGCCCCCAGACATTTGAGCTGGCCATGAAATTTTGTTATGGCATGAACTTTGAGATTACAAGTGCAAATGTTGCACGTCTGCGTTGTGCTGCAGAGTACCTGGAAATGACTGAAGATTATCGAGAGGAAAATCTCATTGAACGAACAGAGATTTATCTGAATGAGGTCGTGGTTCAAAGTCTTGAAAAATCAGTTGAAGTCTTATCCACCTGTGAGATGCTACTTCCTATAGCAGAAGTGGTTGGAATTCCAAGCAGATGTGTGGAGGCTATTGCTATGAATGCTTGCAAGGAACAACTGGTTACGGGTTTGTCTAGGTtggagtgtgagagtgaatCTACGGAGCTAAAGAGTGTTTGTCTTGAGTGGTGGGTTGAAGATCTCTCTGTCCTGAGGATTGACTTCTATCATAGAGTTATTTTTGCCATGGGAAGAATGGGTGTTCGACCGGATAGCATTGTTGCTTCTTTACTTCATTATGCTCAAGCATCATTAAAAGGCATTGAGAAATGTCAAATATGGAATCCAGCAAGGACCAAACCAACTTCTGGCATGGTAGAAAATGACCAAAAGATAATTGTGGAAACTCTTGTAAGCCTAATGCCCACAGAGAACGGCTCTTCCATTCctttgagttttctttttggGATGTTGAGGATGGCTATCATGCTGAATGCTACCATTGCATGCAAGCTTGAGCTTGAAAGGAGGATAGCTCTGCGTTTGGAAATGGTTTCACTCGATGATATGCTTATCCCATCTGTCAGAAATGGGGATTCATTATTTGATGTTGATACAATTCATCGGATATTGGTGAATTTCTTGCAGCGgattgaagaggaagaaaatgaagactGTGGGTATGAATCAGAAGGCATGGGCTCACCAAGCCATGATTCTGTGTTAAAGGTTGGACGGCTTATTGATGCATATCTAGCAGAAATTGCTCCAGATCCTTATCTGAGTCTACAAAAATTCATTGCTTTGATTGAGATACTGCCTGAATATGCACGTGTCATCGATGATGGGATCTATAGAGCAATAGATATTTATTTGAAG GCTCATCCAATGCTAACTGAAAACGAGTGCAAAAAGCTCTGCAAGTTCATAGACTGCCAAAAACTCTCTCAAGATGCATGCAATCATGCTGCACAGAATGATCGACTCCCGGTACAGATGGCAGTGCGTGTCCTCTACTCAGAGCAGGTCCGCTTGAAGAATGTCATATCCGGGAGTTCTGGTGATGGTTTTCTGTCACAGAGAATCAGCAGTGGTGTCCCTAGTGCTGCCATGTCACCTCGAGATAATTATGCTTCTCTAAGGAGAGAAAACAGAGAACTAAAGCTCGAGATTTCAAGAATGCGGGTGAGACTAAGTGAGTTGGAGAAGGAGCAGATGTTTATGAAACAAGGTATGATGGATAAAGCAGGGAATGGAAAAACTTTCTTGACCTCACTCTCTAGAGGGATTGGAAGGATTGGAATCTTTAGCGGTCCAGGAGGAGGAAAGCGGCAGAAATCAGGTCGGAAGTCTCAAGGGAAAAATGGAAGGAGTAGGAGGCATTCTGTTTCCTAG
- the LOC121265007 gene encoding protein RETICULATA-RELATED 3, chloroplastic-like, giving the protein MVVGMAQLQLRYSASSIPRQYQYSRNVSDDHRFGATSISFPFSSSSSQNCSLHPIHHKLSKPYILGGKSELPFAGGGDRNNGIGHGGGGGDNGGFSGDGNDFGDSSSSSGAGFGILGLFLNGWRSRVAADPQFPFKVLMEELVGVSACVLGDMASRPNFGLNELDFVFSTLVVGSILNFTLMYLLAPTLSASSPNLPSIFAGCPTSHMFEPGAYTVFNRFGTFVYKGVVFAAVGFAAGLVGTVLSNGLISLRKKMDPNFETPNKAPPTLLNSLTWAAHMGISSNFRYQTLNGIEFVLAKGLPPLAFKSSVVVLRCLNNVLGGMSFVILARMTGSQSVEEAKPVAGEVGSVPEKEKLIDGAEHIQSNPSTCK; this is encoded by the coding sequence ATGGTGGTGGGCATGGCTCAGCTTCAGCTTCGTTACTCTGCTTCTTCTATTCCCAGGCAATACCAATACAGCCGCAACGTCTCCGATGATCATCGCTTTGGTGCTACTTctatttcttttcccttttcttcttcgTCATCTCAAAACTGCTCCCTTCATCCGATCCACCACAAGCTCTCCAAACCCTACATCTTGGGTGGGAAATCCGAGCTTCCCTTCGCCGGAGGCGGCGATCGCAACAATGGGATCGGGCACGGCGGTGGCGGCGGAGATAATGGAGGCTTCAGTGGAGATGGGAATGATTTCGGAGATTCATCATCGTCTTCTGGGGCTGGTTTTGGGATTCTGGGTCTTTTTCTAAACGGATGGAGATCCAGGGTTGCGGCTGATCCCCAGTTCCCTTTCAAGGTTCTCATGGAGGAATTGGTGGGAGTCTCCGCTTGTGTTCTCGGGGACATGGCATCCCGTCCCAACTTCGGACTCAACGAGCTTGACTTTGTTTTCTCCACGCTCGTTGTCGGATCCATATTGAACTTCACTCTTATGTATCTTTTGGCACCAACCCTGTCTGCATCGTCCCCTAATCTCCCTTCCATCTTTGCCGGTTGTCCCACGAGCCATATGTTTGAACCGGGTGCCTATACCGTTTTCAATCGGTTTGGGACTTTTGTGTACAAAGGTGTAGTCTTTGCTGCGGTTGGGTTCGCCGCGGGGCTTGTGGGGACTGTCCTCTCAAACGGGTTGATCAGTCTAAGGAAGAAGATGGACCCCAATTTCGAGACCCCAAACAAGGCTCCTCCGACGCTTTTAAATTCCCTCACTTGGGCCGCTCACATGGGTATTAGTAGTAACTTCAGGTACCAAACTTTGAATGGTATCGAGTTTGTGCTGGCTAAGGGGCTGCCTCCTTTGGCGTTCAAGTCCTCGGTGGTGGTTCTCAGATGCTTGAATAATGTTCTTGGAGGTATGTCATTTGTGATTCTGGCCAGGATGACGGGGTCACAGAGCGTTGAGGAAGCAAAGCCCGTTGCAGGAGAGGTTGGATCCGTCCCAGAGAAGGAGAAGTTGATTGATGGGGCTGAGCATATCCAGAGCAATCCGTCGACTTGCAAGTGA